Proteins from a genomic interval of Xiphias gladius isolate SHS-SW01 ecotype Sanya breed wild chromosome 23, ASM1685928v1, whole genome shotgun sequence:
- the drd1a gene encoding D(1) dopamine receptor encodes MDLKNFTTVVDSGFLDDAASSRVLTGCFLSLLILTTLLGNTLVCAAVTKFRHLRSKVTNFFVISLAVSDLLVAILVMPWKAATEIAGFWPFGSFCDTWVAFDIMCSTASILNLCVISLDRYWAISSPFRYERKMTPRVAFVMISVAWTLSVLISFIPVQLNWHKAQTKSYAPLTGSGLNATSYHGLENCDSSLNRTYAISTSLISFYIPVAIMVATYTQIYRIAHRQIRRISALERAAESAKNRHDSMGGGSSIAESESSFKMTFKRETKVLKTLSVIMGVFVCCWLPFFILNCMVPFCEQSSSGEAFPCISPTTFDVFVWFGWANSSLNPIIYAFNADFRKAFSILLGCHRLYPGGHNIETVSLNKK; translated from the coding sequence ATGGATCTCAAGAACTTCACAACTGTCGTCGACAGTGGGTTCTTGGATGACGCAGCATCGAGCCGTGTCCTGACCGGCTGCTTCCTCTCGCTGCTCATCCTCACCACCTTGCTGGGAAACACGCTCGTGTGCGCGGCCGTCACCAAATTTCGACACCTTCGCTCCAAGGTGACCAACTTTTTTGTGATCTCCCTGGCCGTGTCAGACCTCTTGGTTGCCATCTTGGTGATGCCGTGGAAGGCGGCGACAGAGATCGCTGGGTTCTGGCCGTTTGGCTCCTTTTGTGACACCTGGGTGGCTTTTGACATTATGTGCTCTACAGCGTCCATTTTGAACCTTTGCGTGATTAGCCTGGACCGGTACTGGGCCATCTCCAGCCCCTTTCGCTATGAGAGGAAGATGACACCCAGAGTGGCCTTTGTGATGATCAGCGTAGCCTGGACACTGTCTGTCCTCATTTCCTTCATCCCAGTGCAGCTCAACTGGCACAAGGCCCAAACGAAATCTTACGCCCCTCTCACCGGCTCAGGTTTAAATGCTACATCTTACCACGGCCTGGAGAACTGTGACTCGAGCCTGAACAGGACCTACGCCATCTCGACGTCTCTGATAAGCTTTTACATCCCTGTGGCCATCATGGTGGCCACCTACACCCAGATCTATCGCATTGCCCACAGACAAATCAGGAGGATCTCTGCCCTGGAGAGAGCGGCCGAAAGTGCCAAAAACAGACACGACAGCATGGGCGGAGGGTCCAGCATCGCAGAGTCCGAGagctctttcaaaatgacatttaagaGGGAGACCAAGGTGCTGAAGACGCTGTCAGTCATCATGGGGGTGTTTGTGTGCTGCTGGCTCCCATTCTTCATCCTCAACTGCATGGTGCCCTTCTGCGAGCAGTCGAGCAGCGGGGAGGCTTTCCCCTGCATCAGCCCCACCACGTTTGACGTGTTTGTGTGGTTCGGCTGGGCTAATTCCTCCCTCAACCCCATCATCTATGCCTTCAATGCAGATTTCCGCAAGGCCTTCTCCATCCTGCTGGGCTGCCACAGACTGTATCCAGGAGGCCACAACATAGAGACGGTCAGTCTAAACAAGAAATGA